One Oncorhynchus masou masou isolate Uvic2021 chromosome 2, UVic_Omas_1.1, whole genome shotgun sequence genomic region harbors:
- the LOC135556835 gene encoding signal peptidase complex catalytic subunit SEC11A-like: MLSLDFLDDVRRMNKRQLYYQVLNFGMIVSSALMIWKGLMVLTGSESPIVVVLSGSMEPAFHRGDLLFLTNRVEDPIRVGEIVVFRIEGREIPIVHRVLKIHEKENGEIKFLTKGDNNSVDDRGLYKPGQHWLEKKDVVGRARGFVPYIGIVTILMNDYPKFKYAVLFLLGLFVLVHRE, encoded by the exons ATGTTGTCTTTAGATTTCCTTGATGATGTGCGGCGGATGAATAAGCGCCAG CTCTACTACCAGGTGCTTAATTTTGGTATGATAGTGTCCTCAGCCCTGATGATCTGGAAAGGACTGATGGTCTTGACAGGCAGCGAGAGCCCTATTGTTGTCGTCCTCAG TGGAAGTATGGAACCTGCTTTCCATCGAGGAGACCTTCTGTTCCTGACAAACCGGGTTGAAGACCCCATCAGAGTCGGAGAGATTGTGGTCTTCAGGATAGAGGGCAGAGAGATCCCCATAGTACACAGAGTACTAAAGATTCATGAAAA GGAAAATGGCGAAATCAAGTTCCTGACCAAAGGTGACAACAACTCTGTAGATGACAGAGGGCTGTACAAGCCGGGACAGCACTGGCTAGAGAAGAAAGACGTGGTGGGACGAGCCAGAGG GTTTGTGCCATACATCGGAATCGTTACCATTCTGATGAACGACTATCCCAAATTCAAG TACGCTGTTCTCTTCCTGCTGGGTCTGTTTGTCCTGGTCCATCGGGAGTGA